A part of Entelurus aequoreus isolate RoL-2023_Sb linkage group LG10, RoL_Eaeq_v1.1, whole genome shotgun sequence genomic DNA contains:
- the il12a gene encoding interleukin-12 subunit alpha codes for MAEENIKAAAVFLFFSSDVISCLLLTSTLQWRACTSLPARHPSAPNCATCSTLFRGLLLNIKELLKSELLCYGITSERVTVSSSSDTIRACTPTMHQNSSCMVYRNSSFSESECLMNIKKDMLHYHGVIQSYLKAALRKPKEETALLLPTLKIIQNLQKNCSPIANKGQDLAEEDAYQMWGSNSFTNRLEMYKMMRGFYIRAITINRAMGYISAGDHRK; via the exons ATGGCGGAGGAGAATATAAAAGCTGCAGCAG tttttcttttcttttcttcagACGTCATCAGCTGTTTGCTCCTCACCTCCACCTTGCAGTGGCGCGCGTGCACATCCCTGCCTGCGCGCCACCCGAGCGCGCCAAACTGCGCCACGTGCTCCACGCTCTTCAGAGGCCTCCTGCTCAACATCAAAGAACTTCTCAAAAGT GAGTTATTGTGTTACGGCATCACGTCTGAAAGAGTCACCGTCAGCAGTTCGTCGGACACTATACGCGCGTGCACGCCCACGATGCACCAG AATTCAAGCTGCATGGTGTACAGGAATTCCTCCTTCAGTGAG AGCGAGTGTCTGATGAACATCAAGAAGGACATGCTTCACTATCATGGTGTCATCCAGTCCTACCTCAAGGCCGCCCTCAGGAAACCTAAAGAAGAAACGGCGCTTCTCCTCCCCACCTTGAAAATCATCCAGAACCTGCAGAAG AACTGTTCCCCGATTGCAAATAAAGGACAAGACTTGGCGGAG GAGGATGCGTACCAAATGTGGGGATCCAACTCCTTCACTAATAGACTTGAGATGTACAAGATGATGAGAGGCTTCTACATCCGAGCCATCACCATCAACAGAGCCATGGGCTACATCTCGGCAGGCGATCACAGGAAGTAA